The following are encoded in a window of Sminthopsis crassicaudata isolate SCR6 chromosome 3, ASM4859323v1, whole genome shotgun sequence genomic DNA:
- the FAM124B gene encoding protein FAM124B: MEERKNPLVMTVHFLASSGHGLHLQQTLDRLLGWVCPEVHLFLVSERVTPVRYYKKYQSKRSAFPGISVLLFLPEDCGKERFFHIYDFFRQSPWQSHSTQNVGGGLYPHTLIKQDFYSLDPHMPVWGVRQMHYGSEILRVTLYCSFDNYEDAVRLYEMILQKEATTQKSNFSYFVLYSKKNFSIQLSLKQLPLGMSVEPRESSVLQFKVQEIGQLVPLLPNPCIPISSTRWQTQDYDGNKILLQVQTNPGPDKNKGELPSKLSHTRVDTPLQDSIQTPTSAKRTTELRSRRSQTGRSEHNPPESPDLGGGTLPYESSSRTPSISTYSSHSSRSSAPSQRLRPSPHLESAARIKTLLLGNNFQKFDTETNVDTGFPVMNSEQKQSSLRTFPRDLQSSLTASWMPNSLLAITGSKNKTSEETIHPLPFAGQRDSGVGQITSVFHLPQISHGNDEEEFFI, from the exons atggaggagagaaagaatccATTGGTCATGACTGTCCATTTCCTGGCCAGCTCTGGACATGGCTTGCATTTGCAACAAACCCTTGACCGCCTCTTGGGGTGGGTTTGCCCAGAAGTCCATCTTTTTCTGGTTTCAGAGAGAGTGACTCCAGTGAGATACTATAAAAAATACCAATCCAAGCGGTCTGCATTCCCAGGGATTTCTGTTTTGCTCTTCCTACCTGAAGACTGTGGGAAAGAGAGATTCTTTCACATCTATGACTTCTTCCGACAATCACCTTGGCAGTCTCATTCCACACAGAATGTGGGTGGAGGGTTGTACCCACATACACTTATCAAGCAAGATTTCTACAGTTTGGATCCTCACATGCCTGTGTGGGGGGTGAGACAGATGCATTATGGCAGCGAGATCCTTCGGGTCACCTTATATTGTAGCTTTGATAACTATGAAGATGCAGTCAGACTTTATGAAATGATCTTACAAAAGGAAGCCACCACACAGAAGAGCAACTTCTCCTACTTTGTCctatattcaaagaaaaacttTTCAATCCAGCTCTCCTTGAAACAACTTCCCTTAGGGATGTCTGTGGAACCCAGAGAATCTTCAGTGTTACAGTTCAAGGTTCAAGAAATTGGCCAGTTAGTACCACTTCTGCCAAATCCCTGCATTCCCATTAGCAGCACCAGATGGCAAACTCAGGACTATGATGGAAACAAAATTCTACTACAG gTCCAAACAAACCCAGGACCAGACAAAAACAAGGGTGAACTTCCCTCTAAACTCAGCCATACAAGAGTGGACACCCCTCTTCAAGACTCCATCCAAACCCCAACCTCTGCCAAAAGGACAACAGAATTAAGAAGTAGGAGAAGCCAAACTGGGAGGTCCGAGCACAATCCCCCAGAATCTCCTGACCTGGGAGGGGGCACTTTGCCATATGAAAGCTCCAGTAGGACCCCCTCCATAAGTACTTATTCATCCCATTCTAGCAGATCATCAGCACCTTCTCAAAGGCTTAGGCCCTCTCCACATCTTGAATCAGCAGCCAGAATCAAAACACTCCTTCTAGGAAATAATTTTCAGAAGTTTGATACAGAGACTAATGTTGATACAGGGTTCCCAGTAATGAATTCAGAACAGAAACAATCTTCTTTGAGAACATTTCCAAGAGATTTGCAAAGCAGCCTGACTGCATCATGGATGCCAAACTCTTTGTTAGCTATAACTGGCTCAAAAAATAAGACCTCCGAGGAGACAATCCACCCCTTGCCATTTGCTGGCCAAAGAGACAGTGGTGTAGGGCAGATAACCTCTGTATTTCACTTGCCACAAATATCCCATGGAAACGATGAAGAAGAATTCTTTATATGA